From the Theileria equi strain WA chromosome 4 map unlocalized gcontig_1105316255041, whole genome shotgun sequence genome, one window contains:
- a CDS encoding hypothetical protein (encoded by transcript BEWA_046550A) encodes MTEEDKADVKQRVPRSARPKKAPFLFPLAISKDVNDSDVTCVEKKKGYHVGYYFVSLTKKTDPFLGKTRAYGYKCYRHSKPTDLDVSNYYFFYAWYKGYLQSGIKINQKSFKSLSAYYFSHDTNNTTPLFIRVNPKGEGYYERTSAGNVWRNVSQVDDSELYSKFMEIVKNTKVYPVVINVTERNEYYIDGYREDEYLARSKVPRITVTNSQDSLYKGYEMNTHKIISSDERSEENQLKDMRVISTIYGGHAYEFKSSVSDKRYSCVSVYYWDLIPDKVLLLQLGYGNTFYCPKGGEWTSLTGISKENLTTYLDSINCIQNSAHFLDIGETSDYICWSCATHIIYVEQECFEGNWTRCTHKMRGKFSANKFWYKYMLQSGLPATKNVSEVHVYFSNGKPLMVDIDSDNPRNDLFELHKENEWIRSNRGYSGRIKSIPDILKEIWTNYRCNSGFIETKTEESSIGGQESIRTSDSESITKIAVGGVSGSIITILGGLETFAFFKYPNKSVIRLITSMFNK; translated from the coding sequence ATGACAGAGGAGGATAAAGCAGATGTTAAACAACGGGTTCCCAGATCTGCCAGACCTAAAAAGGCTCCTTTCCTTTTTCCTTTGGCTATTTCAAAAGATGTGAATGACTCAGATGTGACTTGCGTTGAGAAGAAAAAGGGATATCATGTTGGATATTATTTCGTATCTCTGACAAAGAAGACAGATCCATTTCTTGGTAAAACTAGAGCATATGGATACAAATGCTATAGACATTCCAAACCAACAGATTTGGATGTTTCAAACTACTACTTCTTCTATGCATGGTACAAAGGATATCTTCAAAGTGGAATCAAAATAAACCAGAAGTCTTTCAAAAGCCTCTCGGCCTACTACTTTTCCCATGATACAAATAACACAACGCCCCTTTTCATTAGAGTGAATCCAAAGGGGGAGGGGTATTACGAGCGAACTTCAGCTGGCAATGTATGGAGAAATGTCAGTCAAGTAGATGATTCCGAACTTTACAGCAAATTTATGGAAATAGTGAAGAACACGAAAGTTTACCCAGTAGTAATAAATGTGACTGAGAGGAACGAATATTACATAGATGGGTAtagggaggatgaatacCTAGCACGGTCAAAAGTACCCCGTATTACCGTAACGAATTCTCAAGATTCCTTATACAAAGGATACGAAATGAACACTCACAAGATTATTTCATCAGATGAGAGATCTGAGGAAAACCAATTAAAGGATATGAGAGTGATTTCTACAATTTACGGGGGACATGCCTACGAGTTTAAATCAAGTGTTTCTGACAAGAGATATTCCTGCGTTAGTGTATACTATTGGGACCTTATTCCAGACAAAGTTTTACTTTTACAACTTGGATATGGTAATACTTTCTACTGTCCAAAAGGGGGAGAATGGACTAGTTTAACTGGTATTTCCAAAGAAAATCTAACCACATATTTAGATTCTATAAACTGCATACAGAATTCGGCCCATTTTCTTGATATTGGTGAGACCTCAGATTATATATGTTGGAGTTGTGCCACCCATATTATATATGTAGAACAAGAATGTTTTGAAGGAAATTGGACAAGATGTACCCATAAAATGAGGGGGAAATTTTCAGCTAACAAATTTTGGTACAAGTACATGCTACAATCTGGACTACCAGCAACTAAGAATGTATCAGAAGTTCATGTATACTTTTCCAATGGGAAACCTTTAATGGTAGATATCGATTCTGACAATCCTAGAAACGATCTATTTGAGCTACACAAGGAAAATGAGTGGATAAGATCCAATAGAGGATATTCTGGGAGAATAAAATCCATTCCCGATATCCTAAAAGAAATCTGGACAAATTATCGATGCAATTCTGGGTTTatagaaacaaaaacaGAAGAATCTTCTATTGGTGGGCAAGAATCTATCCGAACAAGTGACTCTGAAAGCATTACAAAAATAGCAGTTGGAGGAGTTAGTGGTTCCATAATAACTATACTGGGAGGCCTTGAGacttttgcattttttaaatatcCAAATAAAAGCGTCATAAGATTAATAACAAGCATGTTCAACAAGTAG